One Bacteroidota bacterium genomic region harbors:
- the rpsI gene encoding 30S ribosomal protein S9 codes for MSVINKIGRRKTAVARVYLAPGTGAITINNKDLKTYFPELTLQYQVNLPFEKTGTAGQFDAKINVQGGGISGQAEAVRLGISRALVEIDEAHKPALKKDGLMTRDSRMVERKKPGQKKARKRFQFSKR; via the coding sequence ATGAGCGTGATTAATAAAATTGGCCGTAGGAAAACTGCAGTAGCCCGTGTTTATCTGGCCCCCGGCACCGGCGCAATTACCATTAACAACAAGGATTTAAAAACATACTTCCCTGAGCTTACCTTGCAATATCAGGTAAACTTGCCTTTTGAGAAAACAGGTACTGCAGGGCAGTTTGACGCAAAAATAAATGTACAAGGCGGCGGTATCAGCGGTCAAGCTGAAGCTGTTCGTTTGGGCATTTCGCGTGCTTTGGTTGAAATTGACGAAGCGCACAAACCTGCTTTGAAGAAAGACGGCCTGATGACACGCGATTCACGTATGGTTGAGCGTAAGAAGCCCGGCCAAAAGAAAGCAAGGAAAAGATTCCAATTCAGCAAGCGTTAA
- a CDS encoding arginine decarboxylase — MKNRYIDLIEQTFYFPRHGFDLKNFELTFHDIPLMEMIEEYGTPLKFTYLPKVGMQIEKSNTLFENAISKYSYNAGYKYCYCTKSSHFNFIIEEALKHNVGLETSSSFDLDIIKHLNQKGLLPKDREIICNGYKTEEYARKIVEMVELGFVNLVAVLDNPSELDLYTKYPTTINLGIRIATEEEPNSSFYTSRLGLSSKKAVEFYESRIKNDARYSLKLMHFFVNTGIKDTTYYWSELSRLINVYCDLKKVAPELEGLDIGGGMPIYTTLGVEHDYAYMIDQIVMYIKTICDDCGVAEPTIYSEFGQYTVGESGGTIYSIIGQKEQNDKELWYMIDSSFITTLPDTWGIGQKFILLAINMWDKPFQRINLGGITCDGQDYYNSDTHTNQVFMPVINEGEKLYMGFFHTGAYQESIGGYGGIQHCLIPAPKHVIVDKVDGKLTYRLFAPEQTAESMMKVLGY, encoded by the coding sequence ATTAAGAACAGATATATCGACCTTATTGAGCAAACTTTTTACTTCCCCCGTCACGGGTTTGATTTAAAAAACTTTGAGCTTACTTTTCACGATATTCCGTTGATGGAGATGATTGAGGAGTACGGAACCCCATTAAAATTTACGTACCTGCCCAAAGTGGGGATGCAGATTGAAAAATCGAACACATTATTTGAAAATGCAATTTCTAAATATAGTTATAACGCCGGCTATAAGTATTGCTACTGCACCAAAAGCTCACATTTTAATTTTATAATAGAAGAAGCTCTTAAGCACAATGTAGGGCTTGAAACTTCTTCTTCGTTTGATTTAGATATTATTAAACACCTGAACCAAAAAGGGCTATTACCCAAAGACCGCGAAATAATTTGCAATGGCTACAAAACCGAAGAGTATGCCCGCAAAATTGTTGAAATGGTAGAGCTTGGTTTTGTAAACCTTGTTGCGGTGTTAGATAATCCCTCAGAGCTTGATTTGTACACAAAATACCCAACCACTATAAATTTAGGGATACGTATTGCTACTGAAGAAGAGCCTAACTCTTCGTTTTATACCTCACGTTTAGGGCTTAGTTCAAAAAAAGCGGTGGAGTTTTATGAATCACGCATAAAAAATGATGCCCGCTATTCACTAAAACTAATGCACTTTTTTGTGAATACAGGTATTAAAGACACCACGTATTACTGGAGTGAGTTATCGAGGTTGATAAACGTTTACTGCGATTTGAAAAAAGTAGCCCCCGAATTGGAAGGGCTGGATATAGGCGGCGGTATGCCTATTTATACCACACTGGGCGTTGAGCATGATTATGCGTACATGATTGACCAGATAGTGATGTATATAAAAACCATCTGCGACGACTGCGGTGTAGCCGAACCAACTATTTATAGCGAGTTTGGACAATATACTGTTGGTGAAAGCGGCGGCACCATATACTCTATTATAGGCCAAAAAGAGCAAAACGATAAAGAGCTGTGGTACATGATTGACAGCTCATTTATTACTACCCTGCCCGATACTTGGGGCATAGGCCAAAAGTTTATTCTGTTGGCTATCAATATGTGGGATAAGCCGTTCCAACGTATTAACCTTGGAGGTATCACTTGCGACGGTCAGGATTATTATAACAGCGACACCCATACCAACCAGGTGTTTATGCCTGTGATTAATGAAGGTGAGAAACTGTACATGGGTTTCTTTCACACAGGAGCCTACCAAGAAAGTATTGGCGGCTACGGAGGTATACAACACTGTTTGATACCTGCGCCCAAGCATGTGATTGTTGATAAGGTTGACGGTAAGCTTACCTATCGCCTGTTTGCACCAGAGCAAACTGCTGAAAGCATGATGAAGGTATTGGGCTATTAA
- the rpsB gene encoding 30S ribosomal protein S2, which produces MSNINIQDLLDAGAHFGHLTKKWNPKMAPFIFMEQNGIHLIDVNKTKAKLEEAASAMKNIIKSGRKVLFVATKKQAKEIVAAEAQRINMPYVTERWLGGMMTNFATVRKSIKKMQSIDKLSKDGTYDTMSKKERLMLDREKLKLQKVLGGIEDMNRLPAALFVVDVKREHIAIAEAMRLNIPVFGIVDTNSDPTNIDFPIPANDDAAKSIMLITRVITDAIAEGLQERKREKDEVEAERGKEESVQATGSEEEVSAE; this is translated from the coding sequence ATGTCTAACATCAATATACAAGATTTACTGGATGCAGGTGCACACTTTGGCCACCTTACCAAAAAGTGGAACCCAAAGATGGCACCCTTCATCTTCATGGAGCAAAATGGTATTCACCTTATCGATGTGAATAAAACCAAGGCAAAGCTTGAAGAAGCTGCGTCAGCCATGAAAAACATCATCAAATCAGGCCGTAAGGTGCTTTTTGTAGCTACTAAAAAACAAGCAAAAGAAATAGTAGCTGCTGAAGCGCAACGCATTAACATGCCTTATGTTACTGAGCGTTGGTTGGGTGGTATGATGACCAACTTTGCCACCGTGCGTAAGTCAATCAAAAAAATGCAAAGCATTGATAAACTTTCTAAAGACGGTACTTACGATACCATGTCGAAGAAAGAGCGTTTAATGCTTGATCGCGAAAAACTTAAACTACAAAAAGTTTTGGGTGGTATCGAGGATATGAACCGCTTACCCGCAGCTCTTTTTGTTGTTGACGTAAAACGCGAACATATCGCTATAGCTGAAGCTATGCGTCTTAACATTCCTGTGTTTGGTATTGTTGATACCAACTCTGATCCTACTAACATCGATTTCCCAATTCCTGCAAACGATGATGCAGCAAAATCAATCATGTTGATTACCCGTGTAATTACTGATGCTATTGCTGAAGGTTTGCAAGAACGTAAACGCGAAAAAGACGAAGTAGAAGCTGAACGCGGCAAAGAAGAATCAGTACAAGCTACCGGTTCTGAAGAAGAAGTTTCAGCGGAATAA
- a CDS encoding VOC family protein has product MKLNHINLTVNDAQGARRLLEKYFGLKSIEGATDDATFIALKDDDGMVITLMQQAAKEITCPLTFHIGFLIHNEAKVREIYTSLKNDGYEVAEPRKYRGNSVDLYFKTPYGFTIQVT; this is encoded by the coding sequence ATGAAACTTAACCATATAAATCTTACGGTGAATGATGCACAAGGTGCCCGAAGGTTGTTAGAGAAATATTTTGGTTTAAAGAGTATAGAAGGTGCTACGGATGACGCAACGTTTATTGCCCTAAAGGACGATGACGGAATGGTAATTACTCTTATGCAACAAGCTGCAAAGGAGATAACATGCCCTCTGACCTTTCATATAGGGTTTTTAATCCACAATGAAGCGAAGGTGAGGGAAATTTACACTTCGTTGAAAAACGATGGCTATGAGGTCGCAGAGCCTCGAAAATATAGAGGCAACTCTGTGGACTTATATTTTAAAACTCCGTATGGATTTACCATACAGGTAACGTAA
- the accC gene encoding acetyl-CoA carboxylase biotin carboxylase subunit gives MKKILVANRGEIAIRVMKSAREMGIKTVAVYSEADRNALHVRYADEAVFLGPPPSNQSYLLGDKIIEEAKRLGVDGIHPGYGFLSENAAFARKVKEAGLIFIGPSAESMEIMGSKIGAKQAVKKFDVPMVPGIDYAISDVNEARKIADSIGYPVLIKASAGGGGKGMRTVENSEELEQQMNMAISEATASFGDGAVFIEKFVGSPKHIEIQLLGDQHGNVVYLFERECSIQRRHQKLVEEAPSSCLTPEVRKKMGEAAVNVAKACNYFSAGTVEFLVDEHLNFYFLEMNTRLQVEHPVTEMITGLDLVKEQIKVAMGEKLSFTQDDLTIKGHAIELRVCAEDPANNFLPDIGRLERYRLPEGVGVRVDNSYEEGMEIPIYYDPMIAKLVTYGATRQEAIDRMVRAIRDYQVSGIETTLPFGTFAMQHPAFIEGKFDTHFIAQYFTPEKLNVASEEADKIAALAAYMFSSSQKGNQSEGETTTQQGVSNWKQNRKVVR, from the coding sequence ATGAAAAAAATACTTGTTGCCAACAGGGGCGAAATTGCCATCCGTGTGATGAAAAGTGCCCGCGAAATGGGGATTAAAACGGTTGCCGTTTATAGCGAAGCCGACCGTAATGCATTACACGTGCGCTATGCCGATGAGGCGGTTTTTTTGGGGCCTCCCCCATCCAACCAATCCTACCTGTTGGGCGATAAAATTATTGAAGAAGCCAAACGCTTAGGGGTTGATGGTATTCACCCCGGTTATGGCTTTTTATCAGAAAATGCTGCCTTTGCCCGCAAGGTAAAAGAGGCGGGGCTTATCTTTATTGGCCCTTCGGCAGAATCAATGGAGATAATGGGTAGTAAAATTGGTGCCAAGCAAGCTGTGAAAAAGTTTGACGTACCTATGGTACCCGGCATTGATTACGCCATCAGCGATGTGAACGAAGCCCGCAAAATTGCCGACAGCATTGGTTACCCTGTGTTGATTAAAGCATCAGCAGGCGGAGGCGGTAAAGGTATGCGTACCGTTGAAAACTCAGAAGAGCTTGAACAACAAATGAACATGGCTATTAGCGAAGCTACCGCAAGCTTTGGTGATGGTGCAGTGTTTATTGAAAAGTTTGTAGGCTCACCCAAACATATTGAGATACAATTATTGGGCGACCAACACGGTAATGTGGTGTATTTGTTTGAACGCGAATGCAGCATACAACGCCGCCATCAGAAATTGGTAGAAGAAGCCCCAAGTAGTTGCCTTACTCCGGAAGTACGCAAAAAAATGGGCGAGGCGGCAGTGAATGTTGCCAAAGCCTGTAATTATTTTAGTGCAGGTACTGTAGAGTTTTTGGTGGATGAGCACCTTAACTTTTACTTCTTGGAAATGAATACCCGTTTGCAGGTAGAGCATCCCGTTACTGAGATGATTACCGGCCTTGATTTGGTGAAAGAACAAATTAAAGTGGCAATGGGAGAAAAACTTAGTTTCACCCAAGACGATTTAACTATAAAAGGACACGCTATTGAATTGCGTGTGTGTGCAGAAGACCCTGCTAATAACTTTTTGCCCGATATAGGCCGCCTTGAGCGTTACCGACTACCCGAGGGTGTAGGCGTGCGTGTAGACAACAGTTATGAAGAAGGGATGGAAATACCCATTTACTACGACCCTATGATTGCCAAGCTGGTAACCTACGGTGCTACACGCCAAGAAGCCATCGACCGTATGGTGCGTGCAATAAGGGATTATCAAGTATCAGGTATTGAAACCACCCTACCCTTTGGCACCTTTGCTATGCAACATCCTGCTTTTATTGAAGGTAAGTTTGATACCCACTTTATTGCCCAATACTTTACGCCTGAAAAACTAAATGTAGCCAGCGAAGAGGCTGATAAAATTGCCGCTTTAGCTGCTTATATGTTCAGCAGCAGTCAAAAAGGTAACCAAAGCGAGGGCGAAACAACTACCCAGCAAGGCGTATCAAACTGGAAACAAAACCGCAAAGTGGTTCGCTGA
- the rocF gene encoding arginase — protein sequence MSTRRIKVIEVPSELGAGTRGSSLGPTALRFADMNKGRKKINKYLTARVGDLNYMLSHNTAYEDAKNIDSISQIINSIALEVEKTLSEGEFPLIFSGDHSNAAGSIAGIKNYYDDKRLGVIWIDAHADIHSPLTTPSGNVHGMPMAVSLGIDNRENAINEEDEATMEYWNELKYAGSKGISPKILPSDIVYIDIRDLERQEWEVIDNLNIEFYTPKEVKEIGIEKVAKETLEYLKNCDILYVSFDVDSLDPSVSVGTGTPYPEGLNLYEAKTLLYNLLRDPKTIALEITEINPLLDSENKMARAALEILEEVL from the coding sequence ATGAGCACACGAAGAATAAAGGTTATTGAGGTTCCTTCTGAATTAGGTGCAGGTACACGCGGTTCAAGTCTAGGTCCAACGGCATTACGCTTTGCCGACATGAACAAAGGGCGAAAAAAAATTAACAAATATTTAACAGCGCGGGTTGGTGACCTTAACTACATGTTGAGCCACAACACGGCGTATGAAGATGCAAAAAATATCGACTCTATATCACAGATAATTAACTCAATAGCACTTGAGGTAGAAAAAACATTGAGCGAAGGTGAGTTTCCGTTGATTTTTTCAGGCGACCATAGTAATGCCGCAGGAAGTATTGCCGGTATTAAAAACTATTACGACGATAAAAGGTTGGGTGTGATTTGGATTGATGCCCACGCCGATATTCATTCACCGCTTACCACCCCTTCGGGAAATGTGCACGGTATGCCAATGGCTGTTTCGTTAGGGATTGATAACCGCGAGAACGCTATTAACGAAGAAGACGAGGCTACAATGGAGTATTGGAACGAGTTGAAATACGCCGGTAGCAAGGGGATCAGTCCTAAAATACTGCCAAGTGATATTGTGTATATAGATATACGCGATCTTGAACGCCAAGAGTGGGAGGTGATTGATAACTTAAATATTGAGTTTTATACCCCTAAAGAGGTAAAGGAAATTGGTATTGAGAAAGTGGCAAAAGAGACACTGGAATACCTTAAAAACTGCGATATTTTATACGTATCGTTTGATGTTGACAGCTTAGACCCAAGCGTTTCTGTGGGCACAGGCACACCTTATCCAGAAGGCCTGAATTTGTACGAGGCTAAAACGCTGCTGTATAACTTGCTGCGCGACCCCAAAACTATCGCCTTAGAGATTACAGAAATTAATCCTTTGTTGGATAGCGAAAACAAAATGGCTCGCGCCGCCCTTGAGATTTTAGAAGAGGTGTTGTAA
- a CDS encoding elongation factor Ts, giving the protein MAITAADVNKLRQMTGAGMMDCKKALEEANGDFEGAVDILRKKGQKVSASRAGRDAAEGAVATAITADGKTGVMIALNCETDFVAKNEEYTSTAQKFADLALANLPENLDGLLAIKMEDGRPISEHITDMVGKIGEKIEISSYEKLTGEAIVSYIHLNNKLGVLVALNKPASESVAHAGKDVTMQIAAMNPVALDKEDVSTDTLTREMEIAREQARAEGKPENMLDKIAEGKLNKFYKEATLLNQEFVKDNSKTIRQMLDGVEKGLTVTAFKRIEIGK; this is encoded by the coding sequence ATGGCTATTACAGCTGCTGACGTAAACAAACTGCGCCAAATGACCGGTGCAGGTATGATGGATTGCAAAAAAGCCCTTGAAGAAGCTAATGGCGATTTTGAAGGTGCTGTAGATATCCTTCGTAAAAAAGGACAAAAAGTATCGGCCAGCCGTGCCGGACGCGATGCTGCTGAAGGTGCTGTTGCAACTGCAATTACTGCCGACGGTAAAACAGGCGTAATGATTGCCCTTAACTGCGAAACTGATTTTGTGGCTAAGAACGAAGAGTATACTTCTACCGCTCAAAAATTTGCTGATTTGGCTCTTGCCAACCTTCCTGAAAACCTTGACGGCCTATTGGCTATCAAAATGGAAGATGGTCGCCCTATTTCAGAACACATTACTGATATGGTGGGTAAAATCGGCGAGAAAATTGAAATTTCTAGCTACGAGAAACTTACCGGTGAGGCTATTGTTAGCTATATCCACTTAAACAATAAATTAGGTGTATTGGTAGCACTTAACAAACCTGCCAGCGAGTCTGTGGCTCATGCAGGTAAAGATGTTACCATGCAGATTGCTGCAATGAATCCAGTAGCGTTGGACAAAGAAGATGTATCAACTGATACTTTGACCCGTGAAATGGAGATTGCCCGCGAGCAAGCTCGTGCTGAAGGCAAGCCTGAAAATATGCTGGATAAAATTGCTGAAGGTAAACTTAACAAGTTTTACAAAGAAGCTACTTTGCTAAACCAAGAGTTTGTAAAGGATAACAGCAAAACCATCCGCCAAATGCTTGACGGAGTTGAAAAAGGCTTAACGGTTACCGCCTTTAAGCGAATAGAAATAGGAAAATAA
- a CDS encoding electron transfer flavoprotein subunit alpha/FixB family protein, which translates to MSVLVFAESVDGKFKKSTLEAVSYAKETATLLGTKTIAVSIGNVAEADLKALGNNGAEAVYAINLDKFTPEAYSAAIAEVAKKESAQAVIISNTYTGKSVAPRVAVKLDAGIASGVVALPTTSNGFVVRKSVFSGKAFADVTVTTATKVLAITPNSYQINNYGGEAAVINHDAQVGADAWKTQTVEVNRVTGKIPLTEAELVVSAGRGMKGPENWGMIEELAATLGAATACSKPVSDMHWRPHDEHVGQTGITIKPNLYIAVGISGAIQHLAGVSSSKVIVAVNKDPEAPFFKAADYGIVGDAFEIVPKLIEAAKKLKATSN; encoded by the coding sequence ATGTCAGTACTGGTATTTGCTGAGAGCGTTGACGGAAAGTTTAAAAAATCTACTCTTGAGGCAGTTTCGTATGCCAAAGAAACCGCTACATTATTAGGAACCAAAACCATTGCCGTATCAATAGGCAATGTTGCCGAAGCCGATTTGAAGGCATTAGGTAATAACGGTGCCGAAGCGGTATATGCTATTAACCTTGATAAATTTACCCCCGAAGCTTATAGCGCGGCTATTGCAGAAGTAGCTAAAAAAGAAAGCGCACAAGCTGTTATTATATCAAACACCTACACAGGCAAATCAGTTGCCCCACGTGTTGCTGTGAAACTTGATGCCGGTATTGCATCGGGTGTTGTTGCGTTGCCAACCACATCAAACGGCTTTGTAGTACGTAAAAGTGTGTTTTCAGGTAAAGCATTTGCAGATGTAACAGTAACTACTGCTACTAAAGTATTGGCTATTACCCCCAACTCATACCAAATAAATAACTACGGCGGCGAAGCTGCTGTTATAAACCACGATGCCCAAGTGGGTGCTGATGCATGGAAAACCCAAACTGTTGAGGTGAACCGTGTAACAGGTAAAATACCTTTGACTGAAGCTGAATTAGTAGTTTCAGCTGGACGTGGTATGAAAGGCCCCGAAAATTGGGGAATGATTGAAGAACTTGCTGCTACTTTGGGTGCTGCCACAGCTTGCTCAAAACCTGTGAGCGATATGCACTGGAGGCCGCACGATGAACACGTAGGCCAAACAGGGATTACCATTAAACCCAACTTGTATATTGCGGTGGGTATTTCAGGTGCAATACAGCACTTGGCAGGCGTTAGCTCAAGCAAAGTGATTGTAGCTGTGAATAAAGATCCCGAAGCTCCGTTTTTTAAAGCTGCCGATTACGGTATTGTGGGCGATGCTTTTGAGATTGTGCCCAAACTTATTGAAGCAGCTAAAAAACTAAAAGCTACATCTAACTAA
- a CDS encoding ABC transporter permease, whose amino-acid sequence MAKDMRQEWRQRYALNGILLYVVAAVFVTYLSVKISDKPTWNAIFWIIILFTSVSSAAKSFIQEGRGRWLYYYQLASPQAIIVSKTLYNSLLMMVMCGLCFVFYTLLMGNMADNIGMFLLVTLLGSLGFSAVMSMTSAIASKAGNSNLLMPVLSIPSIIPLLLVTIKASKAAIDGLSNDIILRDCLVLFAFYMAISAMAYVLFSFLWKE is encoded by the coding sequence ATGGCTAAAGATATGCGGCAGGAGTGGCGACAACGCTACGCTCTTAACGGTATTTTGCTGTATGTGGTGGCGGCTGTATTTGTAACCTATCTTTCGGTAAAAATTTCTGACAAACCTACGTGGAACGCCATTTTTTGGATAATTATTTTGTTTACCTCGGTTAGCAGTGCTGCAAAAAGTTTTATACAAGAGGGTAGGGGGCGTTGGTTGTATTACTATCAGTTAGCCAGTCCGCAAGCTATTATAGTTTCAAAAACGTTGTACAATAGCTTACTAATGATGGTAATGTGCGGCCTTTGCTTTGTGTTCTACACCTTATTAATGGGCAACATGGCCGATAACATCGGGATGTTTTTATTGGTTACGTTGTTAGGTAGTTTGGGCTTTTCGGCAGTAATGTCAATGACTTCTGCTATTGCATCAAAAGCAGGGAATAGTAATTTACTAATGCCTGTGCTTAGTATTCCTTCAATTATACCCTTGTTGCTGGTAACTATAAAAGCATCAAAAGCAGCCATCGACGGTTTATCAAACGATATCATCCTTCGCGACTGCCTTGTGCTCTTTGCCTTTTACATGGCTATATCTGCTATGGCGTATGTGCTATTTTCTTTTTTGTGGAAAGAATAA
- a CDS encoding UMP kinase — MSSELKYKRILLKLSGESLMGNQSYGIDPKILEQYADEILNIVNLGVEVAIVIGGGNIFRGVQGVQGGLVDRAQGDYMGMLATVINAMALQGAVERTGIKTRLLSAIKMEQICEPFIRRRAMRHLEKGRVVIFGAGTGNPYFTTDTAASLRAVEIEADVVLKGTRVDGIYTADPEKDPTATRYEEVSYSEVYERGLNVMDLTAITLCQENKLPIIVFDMNKKDNLMNLVKGEKVGTLVKA; from the coding sequence ATGAGCAGCGAATTGAAATACAAAAGGATATTACTTAAACTTAGCGGCGAATCGCTGATGGGTAATCAAAGCTATGGTATCGACCCAAAAATTCTTGAACAATACGCAGATGAAATTTTAAACATAGTAAACCTTGGCGTTGAGGTGGCTATTGTTATTGGCGGAGGAAACATTTTTAGGGGCGTACAAGGTGTACAAGGCGGCTTGGTCGACCGCGCACAAGGCGATTATATGGGTATGCTTGCTACCGTTATTAATGCTATGGCCTTACAAGGGGCTGTTGAACGTACCGGTATTAAAACACGTTTGCTTAGCGCTATTAAAATGGAGCAAATTTGCGAACCGTTTATCCGCCGTCGTGCTATGCGTCACTTAGAAAAAGGCCGTGTGGTAATTTTTGGAGCCGGAACCGGTAACCCGTACTTCACCACAGATACAGCAGCGTCACTGCGTGCCGTTGAAATAGAAGCCGATGTGGTACTAAAAGGTACCCGTGTGGATGGAATTTATACTGCCGACCCTGAAAAAGACCCTACAGCTACTCGTTACGAAGAAGTTTCATACAGCGAGGTATATGAGCGCGGGCTTAATGTAATGGACTTGACAGCCATTACACTTTGCCAAGAAAACAAACTACCCATCATTGTTTTTGATATGAACAAAAAAGACAATTTGATGAACCTTGTGAAAGGTGAAAAAGTGGGTACACTGGTAAAAGCATAA
- the rplM gene encoding 50S ribosomal protein L13, with translation MNTLSYKTVSANNATATKEWVIVDAENKVLGRFASEVAKIIRGKHKPNFTPHVDCGDNVIVINADKIRLTGNKWEDKEYVSYSGYPGGQRFISAKDLMAKKPTAIVEKAVRRMLPKNKLGNAIGLNLHVYAGAEHPHQAQQPKEIKL, from the coding sequence GTGAATACGCTAAGTTATAAGACGGTTTCTGCTAACAATGCCACTGCCACCAAAGAGTGGGTTATAGTAGATGCTGAGAACAAAGTGCTGGGCCGCTTTGCATCAGAAGTGGCAAAAATTATCCGTGGTAAACACAAACCAAACTTCACTCCTCACGTGGATTGCGGTGATAATGTGATTGTGATTAACGCCGATAAAATTCGCCTTACAGGCAACAAATGGGAAGACAAAGAGTATGTTTCATACAGCGGTTATCCCGGTGGCCAAAGGTTCATTTCTGCCAAAGATTTGATGGCTAAAAAACCAACTGCCATTGTTGAAAAAGCAGTGCGCCGTATGTTGCCAAAAAATAAATTAGGCAATGCAATAGGTCTTAACCTGCATGTATATGCAGGCGCTGAGCACCCACACCAGGCACAACAACCTAAAGAAATTAAACTGTAA
- a CDS encoding tetratricopeptide repeat protein codes for MENKRVIQLKQFLADTPNDAFLNYALAIEYVGMGNDGEAKTIFETLYNTQPDYTATYYHLGKLYERENRKEEAEAIYRKGITATMKKREQHAMAELQNALANLWIDDED; via the coding sequence ATGGAAAACAAGCGGGTAATACAACTGAAACAGTTTTTGGCTGATACGCCGAACGATGCGTTTTTAAACTATGCATTAGCCATAGAATATGTAGGCATGGGTAATGACGGTGAGGCAAAAACGATTTTTGAAACTCTATACAACACACAACCTGACTACACGGCCACTTATTACCATTTAGGTAAATTGTATGAGCGTGAAAACAGGAAAGAAGAAGCCGAAGCCATATACCGCAAAGGCATAACAGCTACTATGAAAAAGCGGGAACAACACGCCATGGCCGAGCTGCAAAATGCGCTTGCCAATTTGTGGATTGATGATGAAGATTAG
- a CDS encoding electron transfer flavoprotein subunit beta/FixA family protein, giving the protein MKILVCISVVPDTTTKITFTDNNTKFNAAGVQFIINPYDELALTRALEITEAGGGTVTAITVGLADAEANIRKALAIGANDAVRINANPTDAFFVAAEIAAYAKDKGFDLILTGRESIDYNGGLVCGLLAEMLGIPSVNVVTKIDVAGGEAILVRDIDGGKETVKVALPIVASAQKELTEPRIPNMRGIMAARTKPLAVVEPSAHKAASAFNAFELPAAKAGCKMIAAENAGELIALLHNEAKVI; this is encoded by the coding sequence ATGAAAATTTTAGTTTGTATTAGTGTTGTTCCCGATACGACCACAAAAATCACCTTCACCGATAATAATACCAAATTTAATGCTGCCGGTGTGCAGTTTATTATCAATCCGTACGATGAACTGGCTCTGACCCGTGCCCTTGAAATTACCGAGGCCGGCGGAGGAACAGTTACTGCAATAACCGTAGGGCTTGCTGATGCTGAAGCTAACATTCGCAAGGCATTGGCAATTGGTGCAAACGATGCGGTGCGTATTAATGCCAACCCAACCGATGCTTTTTTTGTAGCTGCTGAAATAGCTGCTTATGCTAAAGACAAAGGTTTTGATTTGATACTTACCGGACGTGAAAGTATTGATTATAACGGTGGTTTGGTGTGTGGTTTGTTGGCTGAAATGTTGGGCATACCCAGCGTGAACGTTGTTACCAAAATAGATGTAGCAGGTGGCGAAGCAATCCTAGTGCGTGATATTGACGGTGGTAAAGAAACCGTGAAAGTAGCATTACCCATAGTTGCCAGCGCACAAAAAGAGCTAACCGAGCCTCGTATTCCAAACATGCGTGGTATTATGGCAGCACGTACAAAGCCTTTGGCAGTTGTTGAGCCAAGTGCACACAAAGCGGCCTCTGCGTTTAATGCGTTTGAACTACCCGCAGCCAAAGCAGGTTGCAAAATGATTGCTGCTGAAAATGCAGGCGAATTGATAGCGTTATTGCACAACGAGGCAAAGGTTATCTAA